In Arachis stenosperma cultivar V10309 chromosome 1, arast.V10309.gnm1.PFL2, whole genome shotgun sequence, one DNA window encodes the following:
- the LOC130978330 gene encoding uncharacterized protein LOC130978330: METLKEEPPVLTKELNALVQKKPPQKLPDPGRFLIPCTIGTITFEKALCDLGSSINLMPLSVMERLGIFEVQATKISLEMADKSLKKAYGLVKDVLVKVENFYIPADFIILDTGEDEDESIILGRPFLATANAIIDVAKGKLVL; this comes from the exons ATGG AGACATTGAAGGAAGAACCTCCAGTTCTCACCAAGGAACTCAATGCCTTAGTTCAGAAGAAACCACCCCAGAAGTTGCCGGATCCCGGACGCTTCCTaattccttgcaccataggGACAATTACTTTTGAGAAGGCTTTATgcgacctagggtcaagcataaatctcatgcctctctctgtaatggagaggCTAGGAATTTTTGAGGTGCAAGCTACCAagatctcattagagatggctgACAAGTCACTGAAAAAGGCATATGGTTTGGTAAAGGATGTCTTAGTAAAGGTTGAGAACTTTTACATCCCTGCAGATTTTATAATCTTAGATACTGGAGAGGacgaggatgaatccatcatccttggaagacctttcctagccactgcCAATGCTATAATTGATGTGGCAAAGGGAAAGCTCGTTCTGTAA